The Acinetobacter wuhouensis genome includes the window TGGTAATGCAGTCGGGCATGATGCCAATGGCGCACCGACAGGTATTATTAAAGCGGGTATTGGTGGTTTTATTTACCTCGAAGTGCTCGATGCATCATTTAGTTTTGATGGGGTAATTGGTGCTTTTGCGATTACTTCCGATGTTGTGATCATCATGCTGGGTTTAGCGATTGGTGCGATGTTTGTTCGTTCGATGACGATTTATCTTGTCGATAAAGGTACATTGGATGCTTATATCTATCTAGAACATGGTGCGCATTATGCGATTGGTGCTTTGGCATTTATCATGCTTGCAAGTGGTACTGGTCTACATGTACCAGAAGTTGTGACAGGTTTGATCGGTGTGGCATTTATTGTTTGGGCAGTGATTGCTTCGATTCAATATAACAAACGCATTGAACAGAAAGGCTAGGATTAGCACGATTATTTTTCAGAAATAGGATTCATCCATTTTTAAGAAAAATGATTACAATAGAGAGCACTTTGAAAGTGCTCTTTTTTATGCTCAATGTTTTCACAAAGTTGCCACAATATGCGATGATGTGGCTAAAGATTAGCTCGCCAGTTTTGATAAGCCAGTAGATATGATGAATCCTTTAGAACGCCGCTCGACCTTTGCTTTAAGTAGTATTTTTGCTTTACGCATGTTGGGGTTGTTCATGATTATTCCTGTCTTTGCTGTAGCAGGGCAGTCGTATCAATATGCTACACCTGCCTTAATCGGTTTGGCTGTTGGTGTTTATGGTTTAAGCCAAGCCATTTTGCAAATTCCATTTAGTCTTTGGGCAGACCGTTTTAGCCGTAAACCGCTGATCGTCTTTGGCTTAGTGCTATTTGCTTTAGGTGGTGCAATCGCGGCAATGTCGGAAACCATTTATGGTGTCATCATTGGTCGTGCAATTGCAGGGGCAGGGGCTGTATCCGCAGTGGTGATGGCGCTTCTCGCTGATGTCACCCGTGAAGAAAACCGAACCAAAGCCATGGCAGTCATGGGCATGAGTATTGGTTTATCTTTTACGGTTGCTTTTAGCTTAGGACCTTGGCTCACCAGTTTAGTAGGCATCTCAGGATTATTCTGGGTAACGACCATCATGGGCTTATTGGCGATTGTAAGCTTATTCCTCGTGCCGAAAACCACACGTCACCATAAGAATTTTAATCAAGGTTATCTCAACCAACTCAAGCAAGTCTTGAAAATGGGGGATCTAAATCGTCTGCATGTGTCGGTATTTTCATTGCATTTATTGCTGACTGCGATGTTTGTCTATGTCCCATCACAATTGATTAATTTTGCAGGTATTCCACTATCAAAACACGGTATTGTGTATTTGCCCTTATTAGTGATCAGTCTGTTTTTTGCATTCCCAAGTATTATTCTTGCTGAAAAATATCGCAAAATGCGCAGTATTTTCCTGACTGCGATTGCAGGAATCATTGTCGGTTTAATCATTTTAATTTTTGGTTATGAATCTAAATATATCTTATTGTTAGGATTAGGTTTATTTTTCATTGCCTTTAACGTGATGGAAGCATTATTGCCATCTTGGTTGTCTAAAGCTGCACCGATTCAATCCAAGGCAACAGCAATGGGTGTCAATGCAAGTGCTCAATTCTTAGGTGCTTTTTTC containing:
- a CDS encoding MFS transporter, translated to MMNPLERRSTFALSSIFALRMLGLFMIIPVFAVAGQSYQYATPALIGLAVGVYGLSQAILQIPFSLWADRFSRKPLIVFGLVLFALGGAIAAMSETIYGVIIGRAIAGAGAVSAVVMALLADVTREENRTKAMAVMGMSIGLSFTVAFSLGPWLTSLVGISGLFWVTTIMGLLAIVSLFLVPKTTRHHKNFNQGYLNQLKQVLKMGDLNRLHVSVFSLHLLLTAMFVYVPSQLINFAGIPLSKHGIVYLPLLVISLFFAFPSIILAEKYRKMRSIFLTAIAGIIVGLIILIFGYESKYILLLGLGLFFIAFNVMEALLPSWLSKAAPIQSKATAMGVNASAQFLGAFFGGTLGGQLILLNNTTMGWSVLSAIAIIWLLISFGLAQPRYLTSIVLRLPEDKQTDDWTSQLLAIRGIEEVVVMSEQQVAYIKVDKQQIDDAGRQHLTHLFGKEVAI